A window from Spiroplasma endosymbiont of Aspidapion aeneum encodes these proteins:
- a CDS encoding 1-phosphofructokinase family hexose kinase has translation MSKKVYTVSLSPAIDYIIKVDNLVKGKTNRPFETDIYPAGKGIHVSMMLNNLGIKNKAIIFSSGEFENFFYSGLKKINVNYKKFEAVSNIRINVKLIDKDQTEFSAQTSQIKPRQLNLMKEYFGKELVEGDIVVFSGSIPKNTSETIYGELVELVTKKQCLSVVDSFGVPLLKAIDQKPFLIKPNIEELSLTYNKKLGNFNDLRDLILKIICTGVENVLVSMGKDGAALFTKERIYKCSIPTVGLELVNAAGAGDSMVAGFIYKYLETNNPLESLKFSIITGCATAFSNRIADIEMINEILKYEKTINVESLNW, from the coding sequence ATGAGTAAGAAAGTATATACAGTTTCACTAAGCCCTGCAATTGATTATATAATTAAAGTTGATAACTTAGTTAAAGGAAAGACAAATAGACCTTTTGAGACAGATATTTATCCAGCCGGTAAAGGTATTCACGTTTCTATGATGTTAAACAACCTAGGTATAAAAAATAAAGCTATAATATTTTCATCAGGAGAGTTTGAAAATTTCTTTTATTCTGGATTAAAAAAAATTAATGTAAACTATAAAAAATTTGAGGCAGTTTCTAATATTAGAATAAACGTAAAATTAATCGACAAAGATCAAACAGAGTTTAGTGCTCAAACTTCACAAATTAAGCCAAGACAGTTAAATTTGATGAAGGAATATTTTGGTAAGGAATTAGTAGAAGGAGATATTGTTGTATTTTCTGGAAGTATTCCAAAAAATACAAGTGAAACTATTTATGGAGAATTAGTGGAACTTGTAACTAAAAAACAGTGTTTATCTGTTGTTGATAGTTTTGGGGTACCACTTTTAAAGGCGATTGACCAAAAACCATTTTTAATCAAACCAAATATCGAAGAGTTATCTCTCACATATAATAAAAAATTAGGCAATTTTAATGATTTAAGAGACTTAATTTTAAAGATTATTTGCACTGGTGTAGAAAATGTCCTAGTGTCTATGGGAAAGGACGGAGCTGCACTATTTACAAAAGAAAGGATCTATAAATGTTCAATTCCTACTGTTGGACTTGAACTTGTAAATGCTGCTGGTGCTGGAGATAGCATGGTTGCTGGCTTTATTTATAAATATTTAGAAACAAATAACCCCTTAGAATCATTAAAATTTTCAATCATAACTGGTTGTGCAACCGCTTTTTCCAATAGAATAGCCGATATTGAAATGATTAATGAAATTCTAAAATATGAAAAAACAATTAATGTTGAATCTTTAAATTGATAG
- a CDS encoding ribosomal-processing cysteine protease Prp: MIKIEFIKKNNYYQELKINGHALFDEHGKDIVCAGISSIIFGGLNAFDILIKDAKININNKDNEIEIYINKPNDSSDLLFNFLNIQLKTIRDSYPKHIEIKGV; encoded by the coding sequence ATGATAAAAATTGAATTTATAAAGAAAAATAATTATTATCAAGAACTTAAAATTAATGGCCATGCCTTATTTGATGAACATGGCAAAGATATTGTATGCGCTGGTATATCTTCAATAATTTTTGGAGGGCTAAATGCATTTGATATCTTAATAAAAGATGCGAAAATAAATATTAACAATAAAGATAATGAAATAGAAATATATATAAATAAGCCAAATGATAGTAGTGATTTATTGTTTAATTTTTTAAATATTCAATTAAAAACTATTAGAGACAGTTATCCAAAACATATAGAAATAAAGGGGGTGTAG
- the rpmA gene encoding 50S ribosomal protein L27 — protein sequence MKFILNLQFFASKKGVGSTRNGRDSESKRLGAKKADGQFANAGSIIFRQRGTKIHPGKNVGRGGDDTLFALVSGTVKFQKFGHKKTRAVVIPVEA from the coding sequence ATGAAATTTATATTAAATTTACAATTCTTTGCTTCTAAAAAAGGGGTTGGGTCTACAAGAAATGGACGTGACTCTGAATCAAAAAGATTAGGGGCAAAAAAGGCAGATGGACAATTCGCAAATGCTGGGTCAATTATTTTTAGACAAAGAGGTACTAAAATTCACCCTGGTAAAAATGTTGGTAGAGGTGGAGATGACACGCTATTTGCCTTAGTTTCTGGAACTGTAAAATTCCAAAAATTTGGGCATAAAAAAACTAGAGCTGTTGTTATTCCAGTAGAAGCGTAG
- a CDS encoding ABC transporter ATP-binding protein: MIKIQNLTKTYSGKVANSSINLELNHGDFLAIIGPNGAGKTTLIRQVMGLIKPDSGTVTIDDMETWKNTHKLLQTVSYIQGETYFYDHMKVQEYFDFFTKANKLIDLGYLNDLIEFFELDNTKKIMDLSKGNKQKVAIIVALMTKPKYLILDEPTSGLDPIMQEQFYTSLNELKAPETIIIYCTHIISEIAKVCNKVAFLRKGKIIKEENIVGLNVEQLEEMFKDLYKIKKAGVHNED; the protein is encoded by the coding sequence GTGATTAAAATACAAAATTTAACAAAAACGTATAGTGGTAAGGTTGCCAATTCAAGTATAAATCTAGAATTAAATCATGGGGATTTTTTAGCAATTATTGGTCCAAATGGTGCGGGTAAAACTACCCTTATTCGCCAAGTTATGGGTCTTATTAAACCAGATTCAGGAACTGTTACTATTGATGATATGGAGACATGAAAAAACACACACAAACTTTTACAAACTGTTTCATATATTCAAGGCGAAACATATTTTTATGATCATATGAAAGTACAAGAATATTTTGATTTTTTTACAAAAGCAAATAAGTTAATTGATTTGGGTTATTTAAATGATTTAATAGAATTTTTTGAACTTGATAATACAAAAAAAATAATGGATCTTTCCAAAGGGAATAAACAAAAAGTAGCAATTATTGTAGCTTTAATGACAAAACCAAAATATTTGATTTTAGATGAACCAACATCTGGGTTAGACCCAATTATGCAAGAACAATTTTATACATCATTAAATGAATTAAAGGCTCCAGAAACAATAATTATTTATTGCACACATATTATTAGTGAAATTGCAAAAGTCTGTAATAAAGTCGCTTTTTTAAGAAAAGGAAAAATTATTAAGGAAGAAAACATTGTTGGCCTAAATGTTGAACAATTAGAAGAAATGTTTAAGGATTTATATAAGATTAAAAAAGCTGGTGTCCATAATGAAGACTAA